The following are from one region of the Vibrio rarus genome:
- a CDS encoding GNAT family N-acetyltransferase, producing MLIRTEAPADNLGILALLEHAFPTDAEAKLVNSLRENGNITLSIVASDEQGKVIGCAQFSPVTLSGNDYGWQGLAPVAVHEDYRNQGIAERMIKEGLDSLLEFGYSACVVLGDPEYYSRFGFACAEKNRFRCQWDLPVGVFQVLDLTGDSFDGQSGLIEYCEEFDQF from the coding sequence ATGCTTATTAGAACAGAAGCACCGGCGGATAATTTAGGAATATTAGCATTATTAGAGCACGCTTTTCCTACGGATGCCGAAGCTAAACTGGTGAACAGCCTACGTGAAAATGGCAATATTACATTAAGTATTGTAGCCAGTGATGAGCAAGGAAAAGTTATCGGTTGTGCGCAGTTTTCTCCTGTGACGTTATCTGGAAATGACTATGGTTGGCAGGGGCTGGCTCCAGTAGCGGTTCATGAAGATTATCGAAACCAAGGCATTGCAGAGCGCATGATCAAAGAGGGGCTGGACTCATTATTAGAGTTTGGTTACTCGGCATGTGTCGTGCTAGGGGATCCTGAATATTACTCTCGCTTTGGCTTTGCCTGTGCGGAAAAAAACCGTTTCCGTTGTCAGTGGGACCTCCCCGTTGGCGTATTCCAAGTGTTAGATTTAACTGGCGACAGCTTTGATGGTCAGTCTGGCTTAATTGAATATTGTGAAGAATTTGACCAGTTCTGA
- the rimI gene encoding ribosomal protein S18-alanine N-acetyltransferase, whose protein sequence is MFNLTPLTPLHLEQVWQIESKAHSHPWKQTMIDDLDSRGAMHFAFEQDQNVVGYFYAQNIVGEVTLLNIAVDPHRQGQGIGGQLIEQFIELCEQRGAESIWLEVRESNQIAQSLYLNAGFNEVDRRHNYYPTHSGREDAIIMSYLCL, encoded by the coding sequence ATGTTTAATCTTACCCCGTTAACACCATTGCATCTTGAGCAAGTATGGCAAATTGAGTCGAAAGCCCATTCTCACCCATGGAAGCAAACCATGATTGACGATCTCGACAGTCGTGGTGCTATGCATTTTGCCTTTGAGCAAGATCAGAACGTAGTGGGTTACTTTTATGCACAAAATATTGTGGGAGAGGTGACTTTACTGAACATTGCGGTGGATCCACACAGGCAAGGGCAAGGTATTGGTGGTCAACTCATCGAGCAATTCATTGAGTTATGCGAGCAGCGCGGTGCGGAAAGTATTTGGTTAGAAGTACGAGAGTCTAATCAAATCGCCCAGTCGTTATACCTTAATGCTGGTTTTAACGAAGTGGATCGACGCCATAATTACTATCCTACCCATTCAGGACGCGAAGATGCAATTATAATGAGTTATCTCTGCTTATAG
- a CDS encoding DNA polymerase III subunit psi produces MKNLTSSEAIVDPSSYSALLSEMGIEQWQLLHPERLQGYQLPAIELDESVKLLLVSPQIPCGHYAEFLQKVLKAMNLQLSDCRHLYPHQFQQLTAHRLQWLWFSDCEVASVDGVRVIHSPALSDIDGHNQNRRQLWNQIQANV; encoded by the coding sequence GTGAAGAATTTGACCAGTTCTGAGGCGATTGTGGACCCAAGCTCTTATAGCGCTTTACTTTCCGAAATGGGTATCGAACAGTGGCAATTGTTGCATCCAGAGCGTTTGCAAGGATACCAGCTGCCTGCTATTGAGTTGGATGAGTCGGTTAAATTGCTGTTGGTGTCTCCGCAGATCCCTTGTGGGCATTATGCTGAATTTTTGCAAAAGGTGCTCAAGGCAATGAATTTGCAGTTGAGTGATTGCCGTCATCTCTATCCTCACCAGTTCCAGCAGTTAACTGCCCATCGTTTGCAATGGTTATGGTTTAGTGACTGTGAGGTGGCATCTGTGGATGGGGTGCGTGTGATTCACTCTCCAGCACTGTCAGATATTGACGGTCATAATCAGAACCGTCGTCAATTATGGAATCAAATACAAGCCAATGTTTAA
- the ubiT gene encoding ubiquinone anaerobic biosynthesis accessory factor UbiT translates to MLEKVRQQLVVNAATIFRVPAKLMPAKIRSMTLLEALKLVFKEALEDGDFEFLEGQWLKVSVTDMDLSWFISCDDGQLLVSTVQQEHHVSFSGSLNDLVLIAGRKEDPDTLFFQRRLSIEGDTELGLEVKNLMDSVDLDALPKTVRTGLEQLATFVAKGVQTSTDLHTTAVRETGNAY, encoded by the coding sequence GTGCTCGAAAAAGTCAGACAACAATTGGTCGTGAATGCCGCGACTATTTTTAGGGTACCCGCTAAATTAATGCCGGCGAAGATACGCAGTATGACTCTACTAGAGGCGTTAAAGTTAGTATTTAAAGAAGCATTAGAAGATGGTGACTTTGAGTTTCTCGAAGGTCAGTGGCTTAAAGTGTCGGTAACCGATATGGATTTAAGCTGGTTTATTAGTTGCGATGACGGTCAGTTATTAGTTAGTACCGTTCAACAAGAACACCATGTGAGTTTCAGTGGTTCACTTAATGACCTCGTACTTATCGCGGGCAGAAAAGAAGATCCTGATACGCTCTTTTTTCAACGCCGCTTGAGCATTGAAGGGGATACTGAACTAGGGTTAGAAGTTAAGAACCTGATGGATAGTGTGGATCTGGATGCACTACCAAAAACCGTGCGGACTGGCTTGGAGCAGTTAGCGACTTTTGTAGCGAAAGGCGTACAGACTTCAACAGACTTACACACTACTGCAGTGAGAGAGACGGGCAATGCTTATTAG